In the genome of Pontibacillus yanchengensis, one region contains:
- the pgmB gene encoding beta-phosphoglucomutase, producing the protein MGHIQAVIFDLDGVITDTAEYHYLAWKKLADDLGIPMDRSFNERLKGVGRKESLEKILEHGNKQLSEQEKDFYATKKNEHYKTFIQDITPNDLLPGILEFMKEIKESGIQTALASASKNAKPVIRRLEVEQYLDTVVDAAQVENGKPDPEIFLKGADQLSVDPAYCVGVEDAQAGVQAIKAAGMYAVGIGSAKVLTQADWVVQKPTQLSWEELKRRLEM; encoded by the coding sequence ATGGGACATATTCAAGCAGTGATTTTTGACTTAGATGGTGTTATAACAGACACCGCTGAATATCACTATTTAGCATGGAAAAAATTAGCGGATGATTTAGGTATTCCGATGGATCGCTCGTTTAATGAAAGATTAAAAGGAGTAGGTCGTAAAGAATCGCTTGAAAAAATCCTCGAACACGGAAACAAACAACTCTCAGAACAAGAAAAAGATTTTTACGCTACAAAAAAGAATGAACATTATAAAACATTTATTCAAGATATAACGCCAAACGATTTGTTGCCCGGCATCTTAGAGTTTATGAAAGAAATAAAGGAATCGGGTATTCAAACAGCGCTAGCCTCAGCTAGTAAAAATGCCAAACCTGTTATCAGGCGATTGGAAGTAGAGCAATATCTAGATACGGTTGTAGACGCCGCTCAAGTTGAAAATGGTAAACCTGATCCAGAGATTTTCTTGAAGGGCGCGGACCAATTAAGTGTAGACCCAGCTTATTGTGTAGGTGTTGAAGATGCCCAAGCTGGAGTTCAGGCTATTAAAGCAGCTGGAATGTACGCAGTTGGTATTGGATCGGCAAAAGTTCTGACACAAGCCGACTGGGTAGTTCAAAAACCAACCCAGCTTTCTTGGGAAGAGTTGAAAAGACGATTAGAAATGTAA
- a CDS encoding KinB-signaling pathway activation protein translates to MTSRKWVRLFLRTLLWGGLSTLIISFFVKNDAYMEALQPFNAFGLLGVVLTFLGFGFIFSIISQMGFFAYLTVHQFGLGMFRRFWVPIQIGLIGFALFDLVYFRYRDVEGDPSIWPFLIAPILIFIYGWIVATIKARETNKHAFIPALFFMVVVTSVEWVPALQAGDQDYVLLMIFPLLLCNTYQILLLHRLTTLGNDQESPTESKQQPSSSNKSKKPKKKKGKRK, encoded by the coding sequence TTGACAAGTAGAAAATGGGTAAGGTTATTTCTCAGGACATTATTATGGGGTGGACTTTCCACGTTAATCATAAGCTTTTTTGTTAAAAATGACGCTTACATGGAAGCATTGCAGCCTTTTAATGCTTTTGGATTGTTAGGAGTCGTTTTAACGTTTTTAGGATTTGGCTTCATTTTTAGTATTATTAGTCAAATGGGCTTTTTTGCGTATTTAACTGTTCACCAATTTGGTTTAGGGATGTTTCGAAGGTTTTGGGTTCCGATTCAAATAGGCCTAATTGGTTTTGCGTTGTTTGATTTAGTTTATTTTCGTTATCGTGATGTAGAAGGTGACCCAAGTATTTGGCCGTTCCTTATTGCCCCTATCCTCATTTTTATATATGGGTGGATTGTAGCAACCATAAAAGCAAGGGAGACAAATAAGCATGCATTCATTCCTGCATTATTTTTTATGGTCGTCGTAACATCAGTCGAATGGGTTCCTGCATTACAAGCTGGGGATCAGGATTATGTATTACTTATGATTTTCCCGTTATTATTGTGCAACACATATCAAATTCTATTGTTGCATCGGTTAACAACTTTGGGGAATGACCAAGAATCTCCAACGGAATCCAAGCAACAACCTTCATCATCAAATAAATCAAAAAAACCTAAAAAGAAGAAGGGCAAACGTAAATAA
- the pdaB gene encoding polysaccharide deacetylase family sporulation protein PdaB — MQHFHVWKWSSLKRWGLVVIAALFCAIFLVVERDSAFSVFSTDKGPRALISSGEKGKDVSLTFNISWGQQQVYPILDTLKKHGVKATFFVNGEWAERHPEILKAITEDGHELGMMGYRYKSYLKQDITQVKKDLLYARTVFGKLGYDELSLLRTPNGHVNNEVITMASKLGYQVVQWSVNPKDWDNPGTQVIVDHVMKETSGGDIILMHASDSVKQTNKALGTILPGIKQKGFHFVTISELISKAETESSPIN; from the coding sequence GTGCAACATTTTCATGTTTGGAAGTGGTCAAGCTTAAAAAGATGGGGATTAGTAGTCATTGCTGCTCTATTTTGTGCCATTTTTCTTGTTGTGGAACGAGACAGTGCATTTTCTGTATTTTCAACAGATAAAGGACCTAGAGCGTTAATTAGTAGTGGGGAAAAAGGGAAAGATGTTTCATTAACCTTTAATATTAGCTGGGGGCAACAACAAGTATATCCAATATTAGACACGTTAAAAAAGCATGGTGTGAAAGCGACATTCTTTGTAAATGGGGAATGGGCTGAACGTCACCCTGAGATTTTAAAGGCCATTACCGAAGATGGACATGAATTAGGTATGATGGGATATCGTTATAAAAGCTACCTGAAACAAGATATTACACAGGTTAAAAAAGACCTTTTATACGCTAGAACAGTCTTTGGGAAATTAGGGTATGATGAGTTATCTTTACTACGTACACCTAATGGACATGTTAACAATGAAGTTATTACGATGGCTAGTAAATTAGGGTACCAAGTCGTGCAATGGAGTGTAAACCCTAAAGATTGGGATAACCCTGGTACTCAAGTTATCGTTGACCATGTCATGAAAGAAACAAGTGGTGGAGACATTATTTTAATGCATGCTTCAGATTCCGTTAAACAAACAAACAAAGCCTTAGGAACTATTTTACCTGGCATCAAACAAAAAGGGTTCCACTTTGTCACGATTTCAGAACTTATTTCAAAAGCAGAAACAGAATCCTCACCTATTAATTAA
- the gerD gene encoding spore germination lipoprotein GerD, protein MLRIKNLIVIVASLSFLTACSGNSSSGGEQPQYETTKKMVVDILKTDDGKKAITEVLNDDKMKQQVVLESDVVKKSIEETITSDKGKKFWTKLFENPQFSKTFAKSMTEEQKKLTKDLMSDSEYQKSMLEILQNPEITNQMLTVMKSQQFREHLEKTIEETMNTPMFKAKMSEIVLKAAEEMKSTSGDEKSKGQGEGGDQQSKSGQGSGAGGAQGDSGS, encoded by the coding sequence ATGCTTAGGATAAAGAACCTCATTGTTATAGTAGCATCTCTATCTTTCTTAACTGCTTGTTCTGGTAATTCGTCCTCAGGAGGGGAACAACCCCAATATGAAACCACAAAAAAAATGGTGGTGGATATTCTCAAAACGGACGATGGGAAAAAGGCAATTACGGAAGTCTTGAATGACGATAAGATGAAACAGCAGGTTGTATTAGAATCGGATGTTGTCAAAAAATCGATTGAAGAGACCATCACTTCCGACAAAGGTAAGAAATTTTGGACAAAGCTGTTTGAAAACCCTCAATTCTCCAAAACCTTTGCCAAGTCCATGACTGAGGAACAAAAAAAGTTAACGAAGGATCTAATGAGTGATTCTGAATATCAAAAAAGTATGCTTGAGATTTTACAAAACCCTGAAATTACGAACCAAATGCTTACCGTTATGAAAAGTCAGCAATTCCGTGAACACCTTGAGAAAACCATTGAAGAAACCATGAACACCCCAATGTTCAAAGCAAAAATGAGTGAAATTGTACTCAAAGCCGCCGAAGAAATGAAATCCACTTCCGGTGATGAAAAGAGCAAAGGGCAAGGTGAAGGTGGAGATCAACAAAGTAAAAGTGGTCAAGGAAGTGGCGCTGGTGGAGCACAAGGTGACAGCGGTTCTTAA